The DNA sequence TAGAGGCCTTAATTGGTTGAAATGCCTATTCATGCTCTACTTCTGATTTGAACACAATAAAACTTTTTAGTCAATTAGAACCTATAACTCAAATCCATGATGTAACATCACTCATAAGTCAGACTTTATCAGTTTCTGACTTTCATCAGGCTCTAGATTCCTCAGACTTCAACTTTCCTATAGATGATTCTGAGCTCAACAACATGAAAAGTTACTAACAGAACAAACTACATTTGTTCTCTGCTTGCTGTCATTATGGATAAATCATAACCGCATTGCAGAAATGAACTGTATGTTTAAGACTATTCCTCTGAGAACCTTTCTTACCTGAACAATTTTTGCATAATTAGTGCTAGCTTAATATACATTAGTTATTCGACAATTACGTGAAAGCTTAAGCTTTTGGGGCCAATGTTtgcacaaggtattgagtttcaaTCCTCCAGGCTCCAAGAACCAACTCACAATTTTCCGCCCATATCTATCTACCTTTTATTTCTCTTCAGATTACCGTTATATGTCTTCCCCTCTATGTTCATGAGCCATGATACTAGCTTAATATACATTGTTGCCGGTTGTGGTTGATATTTGGACAGCTGAAACGCTTAGGACCAGAATTGAAAGTTAACAAAGTTCTTGCAAAATATATGAGCTTGTGTTTTATAAAGGTGTTGTTCCTCGTGTCTTGATAGCAAATGAAAAAGTTTGACAAGATAATTATCTTTTGACAGCAAGATATTGATGAAGAGATAACTTCTCTTACACTTGACAGCCTTTAGCTACAAGacaattttattttgtcttcataagCTGTTTGCACACATCACATTGAGATGAAAAGATTCTTATCTTAAGAGACAATGAAACTTCTTGTTGGTATACAACTGAAATTGTCTTTGAGTCATGATAGACATCCACTGCTACTTGTTTGTGCATGAGAGATTCTTCTCTTCAATCTTTTTTTATTAGTTTATCTTGTCAACTTTATTGCATCATATTCATTGCATCTAGGCCTTCTTTGAAAGTGCTTATGTAAGAAGCACTTATTGTTTGAGTAATGCTAGTGTTAGAAGAACACGAGAATAATGTAGTGTAGCATATGTGGATCAGTGGATGTGCTTCCATAACTCAGAAAACACACTTTTAATCTATTAATCTAAAACCCTCTTTCGCTCCTCTAGAAACAAGAACAAAGCAAGGGAGACAAATTACTAATCTTTATACAAAACTTCATCCATCATCACACTAGAAATCCACTAACTTAGAATCCACAACATCCATCACAAATTAGTCAATAAGAAGAGGTCTAAAATCACATCATATCAACCTATAAGATCATGATACTTTGGATCAAGTCATGTTCAAGCTCAAAACTTGGAAAAGCCAAGGAGGCAGTTTGAGCCTCTCATCCTGTCTCAATTGCTCTTCACACCCACCCAATTGCTCTTTACTCCTCCTCTGATAATGAGTCCTTGAACCTGTCCTGTTCACATGGCTTGATccagtagaagaagaagagaaacttGGCCCTGAATCTGAAGTTAGTTGTGCTTCTGATTTCTTCCTTCTGCTTTTGTTGTATCTTGTGGGTCCCAGAGTCAACTCAATCTCACTCTCATCTATGACCTCCAACtcttctgctgctgctgcttctgcAGGCTGTTCTAAATCTAGCTTTCTTTGCAGCTCATAATTCAGTTGGTGACTGAAACTGATTTCATTCTGTAAATCCCAACTCTCTCTCTTGTTTCCTTTAGGCCTGCTTTTACCTATTGAACTGTTCATCAATAACTTCTGGATATGGTATAGCCTATGAAGTTCATATACCTGCAACACCATGAATGCTACAGAAAATCAATAT is a window from the Rosa chinensis cultivar Old Blush chromosome 2, RchiOBHm-V2, whole genome shotgun sequence genome containing:
- the LOC112188276 gene encoding uncharacterized protein LOC112188276, translating into MEKLLNPYDKECMRMAILKHEETFKEQVYELHRLYHIQKLLMNSSIGKSRPKGNKRESWDLQNEISFSHQLNYELQRKLDLEQPAEAAAAEELEVIDESEIELTLGPTRYNKSRRKKSEAQLTSDSGPSFSSSSTGSSHVNRTGSRTHYQRRSKEQLGGCEEQLRQDERLKLPPWLFQVLSLNMT